From the Brassica napus cultivar Da-Ae chromosome A8, Da-Ae, whole genome shotgun sequence genome, one window contains:
- the LOC106437046 gene encoding probable WRKY transcription factor 10, with product MSDYSQNDNGIKPISETSSRTSLTTPQSERRSGGIVERVSARIGRDIPPLNMEHINPTLVCFLVSVTSPGFSSLSPSLQSPNMLTDSSSQIFPPSPIPNDATQEMVESSGGSHATMMISNNNLPHQPMDIDLSPQGCKKGTADIPTEESVDITSHESNADPISAPLLPSFDSEVVSEKDAMNLISLKSGSEDDDKDK from the exons ATGAGTGATTATAGTCAAAACGACAATGGTATAAAACCGATCAGCGAGACCTCTTCTCGAACCAGCTTAACAACTCCTCAGTCTGAACGAAGATCTGGTGGTATCGTTGAAAGAGTATCTGCAAGGATAGGAAGAGATATTCCACCACTGAATATGGAACACATCAACCCGACTCTTGTTTGCTTTCTTGTTAGCGTAACATCTCCAGGATTCAGTAGTCTTTCTCCATCTTTGCAATCTCCAAATATGTTGACTGACTCTTCTTCACAG ATTTTTCCTCCGAGTCCAATCCCGAATGATGCAACTCAGGAGATGGTGGAAAGTTCAGGTGGCTCCCATGCAACGATGATGATATCCAACAACAATCTTCCTCATCAGCCAATGGACATCGATCTGTCTCCTCAAGGAT GTAAAAAAGGCACTGCTGATATTCCAACGGAAGAGTCTGTTGATATCACATCTCATGAATCTAATGCTGATCCTATTAGTGCTCCTTTACTCCCTTCTTTTGACTCTGAAGTTGTTTCTGAAAAGGATGCTATGAACCTCATCTCCCTTAAAAGTGGTAGCGAAGATGATGACAAGGACAAATAA
- the LOC125577434 gene encoding uncharacterized protein LOC125577434: MSQDPSMQTLVLGMPPYSSSASQLFPSALAPQLNVTSLQVDKNHGVMNRNDEPNIDPVIPDGTEAFRGALPVGEKLLARHINIDPLCKRCGNLESIDHLLFQCEFAEKVWRAAPFVNQFDRRRSLDLNTDWMRLIETPCLPPVGIVSGQLAPWLVWALWTARNKMIFNNKLYTVEDVVTHAVSAAREWLNAQCKEKTRDPVIRVTPPSSPNVCVIQTDAAWKDDIKTAGLGWIIKTAGQSSCFQSAVGFVNLPLAAEGLAMREAIKMCLERGLRDIRCESDSSQLIKALNATVEPPELYGIVSDIRIRCNFFDSVSFVWIPRGRNSNADRLAKQALGHVSSGVTTVL; the protein is encoded by the exons ATGTCTCAAGATCCTAGCATGCAAACCCTTGTGTTAGGTATGCCGCCTTATTCCTCTTCGGCCTCTCAGCTTTTCCCTTCTGCCTTGGCCCCACAACTGAATGTGACAAGTTTACAGGTTGACAAGAATCATGGTGTTATGAACCGGAATGATGAACCGAATATTGATCCTGTGATACCCGACGGTACAGAG GCTTTCCGAGGAGCGCTCCCTGTCGGGGAAAAGCTCCTAGCGCGACACATAAACATTGACCCACTATGCAAGAGGTGTGGTAATCTCGAATCTATTGACCATCTCCTTTTCCAATGTGAGTTTGCTGAGAAGGTGTGGAGAGCAGCTCCTTTTGTTAATCAATTTGATAGGAGAAGGTCACTAGATTTGAATACTGACTGGATGAGGCTGATTGAGACCCCCTGCCTACCACCAGTGGGCATTGTAAGTGGACAGCTAGCACCCTGGCTCGTTTGGGCCCTTTGGACAGCACGCAACAAGATGATCTTCAACAACAAGCTATATACGGTGGAAGACGTAGTCACTCATGCTGTTTCAGCGGCGAGAGAATGGTTGAACGCACAATGCAAGGAAAAAACAAGAGACCCAGTTATTCGAGTAACCCCACCAAGTTCCCCCAACGTATGCGTTATTCAAACTGACGCAGCATGGAAGGACGATATAAAGACTGCGGGACTGGGATGGATAATTAAAACAGCAGGCCAGAGCTCCTGTTTCCAATCTGCAGTGGGTTTCGTGAACTTGCCGCTTGCGGCGGAAGGCTTAGCCATGAGGGAAGCAATCAAAATGTGCTTAGAGCGGGGGCTTCGAGACATCAGGTGTGAATCGGACTCTTCGCAGCTCATAAAGGCCCTAAATGCGACGGTGGAACCCCCAGAGTTGTACGGGATCGTATCAGATATTAGGATTCGTTGTAATTTTTTCGACTCTGTTTCTTTTGTATGGATTCCGCGGGGAAGGAACTCCAATGCTGATCGACTAGCAAAACAGGCTTTAGGCCATGTATCGAGTGGTGTAACCACTGTACTCTGA
- the LOC106437048 gene encoding probable WRKY transcription factor 10, with translation MNDYDGNFMDDLSPLSSPRIREALAMLDQNENGLNPISKAFPRTNVSPDPQSEQRSGGLRNRMVGFDIPSLEIESISPFANSFRNPILVPSPILVISPGFSLSPFLQSPNMLSNSSSQIIPPCPIPNDAPPETVESSGDAHATMIISNNNLPHQPIDVDLPTQGGSDDIPMEKSVYITSHESNVDPTGPPLVPSFDSDVVAEADFMNTISLESGSKDNDKDREYNQEEDKVKDHNVVIEPPSRKRKFQVNIE, from the exons ATGAATGATTATGATGGAAACTTTATGGATGATTTGTCCCCACTGTCCAGTCCTCGCATAAGAGAGGCATTAGCAATGCTGGATCAAAACGAAAATGGTCTAAATCCGATCAGCAAGGCGTTCCCTCGAACCAACGTATCACCTGATCCTCAGTCTGAACAAAGATCTGGTGGTCTCCGCAACAGAATGGTAGGATTTGATATTCCATCGCTCGAGATAGAGAGCATCAGTCCATTTGCTAATTCGTTCAGGAACCCGATTCTTGTTCCCTCTCCTATCCTCGTAATATCTCCAGGATTCAGTCTCTCTCCATTTTTGCAATCTCCAAATATGTTGTCTAACTCTTCTTCACAG ATTATCCCTCCGTGTCCAATCCCTAATGATGCGCCTCCTGAGACGGTGGAAAGTTCTGGTGATGCCCATGCAACAATGATTATATCCAACAACAATCTTCCTCATCAGCCAATCGACGTTGATCTGCCTACTCAAGGAG GCTCTGATGATATTCCAATGGAAAAATCTGTTTATATCACATCTCATGAATCTAATGTTGATCCCACTGGTCCTCCTTTAGTCCCTTCTTTTGATTCTGATGTTGTTGCTGAAGCTGATTTTATGAACACTATCTCCCTTGAAAGTGGTAGCAAAGATAATGACAAGGACAGAGAATACAACCAAGAGGAAGACAAAGTCAAAGATCACAACGTTGTTATAGAACCTCCATCTCGAAAGAGAAAGTTCCAAGTCAACATTGAGTaa
- the LOC106360462 gene encoding signal peptidase complex catalytic subunit SEC11C isoform X2, whose translation MGWLGETVDSVKSIQIRQLLTQAISLGMIVTSSLIIWKALICVTGSESPVVVVLSESMEPGFQRGDILFLHMSKDPIRAGEIVVFNIDGRDIPIVHRVIKVHERKNTGEVDVLTKGDNNPGDDRLLYAKGQLWLHRHHIMGRAVGFLPYVGWVTIIMTEKPIIKYILIGALGLLVISSRD comes from the exons ATGGGTTGGCTAGGAGAAACCGTAGACTCAGTCAAATCTATTCAGATCCGTCAGCTTCTCACTCAGGCCATCAGCCTTG GGATGATTGTCACATCTTCTTTGATCATATGGAAAGCTTTGATTTGTGTCACTGGAAGTGAATCCCCTGTCGTGGTTGTTCTCTCCGAAAGCATGGAACCTGGTTTTCAAAGG GGTGATATATTGTTCTTGCACATGAGTAAGGACCCCATTCGAGCTGGCGAGATTGTTGTTTTCAATATTGAT GGTCGGGATATTCCAATTGTCCATCGTGTCATTAAG GTTCACGAAAGGAAAAATACTGGAGAAGTCGATGTTTTGACAAAAG GTGACAATAACCCTGGAGATGATAGACTTCTCTATGCTAAAGGTCAGCTTTGGCTTCATCGACATCATATAATGGGTCGTGCTGTCGG CTTCTTGCCTTATGTTGGATGGGTGACTATAATCATGACAGAAAAGCCTATCATTAAG TATATTCTCATAGGTGCATTGGGTTTACTTGTTATTTCGTCCCGAGATTGA
- the LOC106360462 gene encoding signal peptidase complex catalytic subunit SEC11A isoform X1, whose product MGWLGETVDSVKSIQIRQLLTQAISLVCCLIGMIVTSSLIIWKALICVTGSESPVVVVLSESMEPGFQRGDILFLHMSKDPIRAGEIVVFNIDGRDIPIVHRVIKVHERKNTGEVDVLTKGDNNPGDDRLLYAKGQLWLHRHHIMGRAVGFLPYVGWVTIIMTEKPIIKYILIGALGLLVISSRD is encoded by the exons ATGGGTTGGCTAGGAGAAACCGTAGACTCAGTCAAATCTATTCAGATCCGTCAGCTTCTCACTCAGGCCATCAGCCTTG TTTGTTGTCTGATAGGGATGATTGTCACATCTTCTTTGATCATATGGAAAGCTTTGATTTGTGTCACTGGAAGTGAATCCCCTGTCGTGGTTGTTCTCTCCGAAAGCATGGAACCTGGTTTTCAAAGG GGTGATATATTGTTCTTGCACATGAGTAAGGACCCCATTCGAGCTGGCGAGATTGTTGTTTTCAATATTGAT GGTCGGGATATTCCAATTGTCCATCGTGTCATTAAG GTTCACGAAAGGAAAAATACTGGAGAAGTCGATGTTTTGACAAAAG GTGACAATAACCCTGGAGATGATAGACTTCTCTATGCTAAAGGTCAGCTTTGGCTTCATCGACATCATATAATGGGTCGTGCTGTCGG CTTCTTGCCTTATGTTGGATGGGTGACTATAATCATGACAGAAAAGCCTATCATTAAG TATATTCTCATAGGTGCATTGGGTTTACTTGTTATTTCGTCCCGAGATTGA
- the LOC106402870 gene encoding uncharacterized protein At2g29880-like: MDKNNSIFICCFFKTYTSLSLIFCRCLTISKYLTVPYDRPIAIMDNINLTEDSQQEKTKGAYEFWNIRETTVLIRLLVDGINQGWRDKNGSMSKMTVEKKILPILNATVGCQKTHKHYLSKMKSLKKLYNSMQDLIRFSSGFGWDPISKKFTAPNHVWDDYEKAHPTKKSLRDETLEDYEDLQLIFEQGLATGKNAIGLGDDTDAPTFGAKDDEPFELDPRSFGYAEKEGSQASGFLNSTLPRSRKGPSEKQPLKKRAKGVEGGESSNSNMDGSHMEKSFKEMIEISNQVVSLIQQREERQQREANLREVEKNKNNIWEAIKEISGLEEDVQYDTLNELHKWGMKDVFINMSVEERMGWIRRNVK, from the exons ATGGACAAAAACAATTCAATATTCATATGTTGTTTTTTTAAGACTTACACATCACTTTCGTTAATATTTTGCAGGTGTCTTACTATTAGCAAGTATCTGACTGTTCCGTACGATCGCCCTATCGCCATTATGGATAACAT AAATTTGACGGAAGATTCACAACAAGAAAAGACGAAAGGTGCATATGAATTTTGGAACATTCGAGAAACGACAGTGTTGATTCGACTTCTCGTTGACGGTATTAATCAAGGGTGGCGCGACAAAAATGGGAGCATGAGCAAAATGACTGTGGAAAAAAAGATTCTACCGATTTTGAATGCCACAGTTGGCTGCCAAAAAACTCATAAGCATTATTTAAGTAAAATGAAGAGTTTAAAGAAGCTCTATAATAGTATGCAAGACCTTATCCGATTCAGTTCTGGATTTGGATGGGATCCCATATCTAAAAAGTTTACAGCTCCTAACCACGTGTGGGATGATTACGAAAAG gcACATCCAACTAAGAAGAGTCTGCGAGACGAAACTTTGGAAGATTATGAAGACTTACAGCTAATATTTGAGCAAGGATTAGCTACCGGAAAAAATGCTATTGGTTTAGGGGACGATACCGATGCACCAACTTTTGGAGCTAAAGATGATGAGCCGTTTGAATTAGATCCTAGATCTTTTGGATATGCTGAGAAAGAAGGATCTCAAGCATCAGGGTTTTTGAATTCAACTTTGCCAAGAAGCAGAAAAGGCCCATCAGAGAAGCAACCCCTTAAAAAGAGAGCTAAAGGTGTCGAAGGTGGAGAATCCAGTAACTCAAACATGGATGGTAGCCATATGGAGAAGTCTTTTAAAGAAATGATTGAGATAAGCAATCAGGTTGTTAGTTTGATTcaacaaagagaagaaagacaACAAAGAGAAGCCAACTTGAGAGAAGTGGAGAAAAACAAGAATAATATCTGGGAAGCAATCAAAGAAATTTCTGGCTTGGAGGAAGATGTTCAGTATGATACTTTGAACGAGCTTCACAAGTGGGGGATGAAAGACGTGTTCATCAACATGTCTGTTGAAGAACGTATGGGGTGGATACGAAGGAACGTTAAATGA
- the LOC106360462 gene encoding signal peptidase complex catalytic subunit SEC11A isoform X3 — MGWLGETVDSVKSIQIRQLLTQAISLVCCLIGMIVTSSLIIWKALICVTGSESPVVVVLSESMEPGFQRGDILFLHMSKDPIRAGEIVVFNIDGRDIPIVHRVIKVHERKNTGEVDVLTKGVGFLDLKLVLVGVIEFGSLMEFDGI; from the exons ATGGGTTGGCTAGGAGAAACCGTAGACTCAGTCAAATCTATTCAGATCCGTCAGCTTCTCACTCAGGCCATCAGCCTTG TTTGTTGTCTGATAGGGATGATTGTCACATCTTCTTTGATCATATGGAAAGCTTTGATTTGTGTCACTGGAAGTGAATCCCCTGTCGTGGTTGTTCTCTCCGAAAGCATGGAACCTGGTTTTCAAAGG GGTGATATATTGTTCTTGCACATGAGTAAGGACCCCATTCGAGCTGGCGAGATTGTTGTTTTCAATATTGAT GGTCGGGATATTCCAATTGTCCATCGTGTCATTAAG GTTCACGAAAGGAAAAATACTGGAGAAGTCGATGTTTTGACAAAAGGTGTTGGttttcttgatttaaaattag TTTTAGTGGGTGTTATTGAATTTGGTAGTTTAATGGAGTTTGATGGAATTTAA
- the LOC106360463 gene encoding DCC family protein At1g52590, chloroplastic yields MAILAPASFGRLTVPSRAQVRVRVSASANPRTSVDWVKETSSFFEQDKRPIMLFDGVCNLCNGGVKFVRDHDHNRSIRFEALQSEAGKKLLMRSGRAPDDISSVVLVEKDRSYIKSEAVLKIMKYIDLPFPQLAFFLQFAPLFVRDFLYENVANNRYALFGRSDSCEI; encoded by the exons ATGGCAATCCTTGCTCCGGCGAGTTTCGGGCGGTTAACCGTTCCGTCTCGTGCGCAAGTTAGGGTAAGAGTCTCTGCTTCTGCTAACCCGCGCACTTCAGTGGACTGGGTCAAGGAAACTTCAAGCTTTTTCGAACAAGACAAGAGACCGATCATGTTGTTCGACG GTGTTTGCAATCTCTGTAATGGAGGCGTGAAGTTTGTCCGAGACCATGATCATAACAG GAGCATAAGGTTTGAAGCATTACAGAGTGAAGCAGGAAAGAAACTGTTGATGCGGTCAGGACGTGCTCCTGATGATATATCTAGTGTGGTACTTGTCGAGAAAGATAG GTCTTACATAAAATCAGAAGCGGTTTTGAAGATCATGAAATACATTGACTTGCCATTTCCACAGCTTGCCTTCTTTTTGCAGTTTGCGCCTCT GTTTGTGAGGGACTTTCTGTATGAAAATGTTGCAAACAACCGTTATGCATTGTTTGGTCGGTCTGATTCATGTGAGATCTAA
- the LOC106359475 gene encoding phospholipase D alpha 2-like, with translation MEEFLLHGRLHATIYEVDSLHGSEGGRSGFFGKILANVEETIGVGKGEPQLYATIDLEKARVGRTRKITNEPNNPKWHESFHIYCGHMAKHVIFTVKDDNPIGATLIGRAYIPVEDILHGEEVNRWVEILDTEKKPVEGGSKIHVKLQYFGVEKDKNWNRGIKSVKFPGVPYTFFSQRRGCKVSLYQDAHIPGNFVPKIPLAGGKYYEANRCWEDIFDAITNAKHLIYITGWSVYAEISLVRDSRRPKEGGDLTIGEILKKKASEGVKVILLVWDDRTSVDLLKQNGLMATHDEETENFFQGTDVNCVLCPRNPDDGGSIVQNLQVSTMFTHHQKIVVVDSEMPGGSSRTKSRRIVSFIGGLDLCDGRYDTPFHSLFRTLDTVHHDDFHQPNFPGAAITKGGPREPWHDIHCRLEGAIAWDVLYNFEQRWNRQGGKDILVKIRDLDDIIIPPSPVLFSEDHDSWNVQLFRSIDGGAAAAFPDSPEAAAEAGLVSGKDNIIDRSIQDAYIHAIRRAKDFIYIENQYFLGSSFAWSADGIKPEEINALHLIPKELSLKIVSKIKAGERFKVYVVVPMWPEGIPESGSVQAILDWQRRTMEMMYKDVIKVLREKGLEEDPRDYLTFFCLGNREVKKDGEYEPTEKPEPDSDYIRAQEARRFMIYVHTKMMIVDDEYIIIGSANINQRSMDGARDSEIAMGGYQPYHLSVRQPARGQIHGFRMSLWYEHLGMLDETFLDPSSQECVKKVNRVADKYWDLYSSESLEHDLPGHLLRYPIGIASQGDITELPGCECFPDTKARILGTKSDYMPPILTT, from the exons ATGGAAGAGTTTTTGTTGCATGGAAGGTTACATGCTACAATATATGAAGTTGATTCTCTTCATGGGAGTGAAGGAGGCAGATCAGGCTTCTTCGGCAAG ATTCTAGCAAATGTGGAAGAAACAATCGGGGTTGGCAAAGGAGAACCTCAGCTATACGCTACAATCGATCTAGAGAAAGCCAGAGTTGGTCGaacaagaaaaataacaaaCGAACCAAACAACCCAAAGTGGCATGAATCATTTCATATCTACTGTGGTCACATGGCTAAACATGTTATCTTCACTGTCAAAGACGATAACCCCATTGGTGCAACATTAATAGGAAGAGCTTACATTCCTGTTGAAGATATTCTCCACGGAGAGGAAGTTAATAGATGGGTTGAGATATTAGATACTGAGAAGAAACCCGTTGAAGGAGGTTCAAAGATCCATGTGAAGCTTCAGTACTTTGGCGTTGAAAAGGATAAAAACTGGAACCGCGGTATCAAAAGTGTTAAGTTTCCAGGagttccatacaccttcttctcTCAGAGAAGAGGATGCAAAGTTTCTTTGTATCAAGATGCTCATATTCCTGGAAACTTTGTCCCTAAAATCCCTCTTGCTGGAGGGAAATACTACGAGGCGAATCGGTGTTGGGAGGATATCTTTGATGCTATTACTAATGCTAAGCACTTAATTTACATTACTGGTTGGTCTGTTTACGCTGAGATCTCTCTGGTGAGAGACTCAAGGAGGCCAAAGGAAGGAGGAGATTTGACTATTGGTGAGATACTCAAGAAGAAAGCTAGTGAAGGTGTTAAAGTTATATTACTTGTTTGGGACGATAGAACATCGGTCGATTTGCTGAAACAAAATGGGCTTATGGCTACTCATGATGAAGAAACTGAGAATTTCTTTCAAGGAACTGATGTGAACTGTGTTTTGTGTCCTCGTAACCCTGATGATGGTGGAAGCATTGTCCAAAACTTGCAAGTCTCAACTATGTTCACTCATCACCAAAAGATAGTTGTGGTAGACAGTGAAATGCCAGGAGGATCATCAAGAACAAAATCAAGAAGGATTGTGAGTTTTATTGGTGGTCTTGATCTTTGTGATGGAAGATACGACACTCCATTCCACTCTTTGTTCAGAACACTGGACACGGTGCATCACGATGACTTCCATCAACCAAACTTCCCTGGCGCGGCGATAACAAAAGGCGGTCCTAGAGAGCCGTGGCATGACATTCACTGCCGTCTTGAAGGAGCTATTGCATGGGATGTCTTGTATAACTTTGAGCAGAGGTGGAATAGACAAGGCGGTAAAGATATTTTGGTTAAGATAAGAGAtcttgatgacattatcatccCTCCTTCTCCTGTTCTGTTCTCAGAGGATCATGACTCATGGAACGTTCAGCTATTTAGATCAATAGATGGTGGAGCAGCTGCTGCGTTTCCTGACTCCCCTGAAGCTGCAGCAGAAGCAGGTCTTGTGAGTGGTAAAGATAACATCATTGATAGGAGTATTCAAGATGCATACATTCACGCAATAAGGCGAGCTAAAGACTTCATCTATATCGAAAACCAGTACTTCCTAGGAAGCTCATTTGCTTGGAGTGCAGATGGAATCAAACCTGAGGAAATAAATGCTCTACACTTGATTCCAAAGGAGTTATCATTGAAGATTGTTAGCAAGATCAAAGCTGGTGAGAGGTTTAAGGTTTATGTTGTTGTTCCAATGTGGCCTGAAGGGATACCTGAGAGTGGTTCAGTACAAGCTATACTAGATTGGCAGAGAAGGACAATGGAGATGATGTACAAAGATGTGATCAAAGTACTTAGAGAAAAGGGTCTAGAAGAGGATCCAAGGGATTATTTAACATTCTTCTGCCTTGGGAACAGAGAGGTGAAGAAAGATGGAGAGTATGAGCCTACAGAGAAGCCTGAACCAGACTCAGACTATATCCGTGCGCAAGAAGCACGTCGCTTCATGATATATGTCCACACTAAAATGATGATCG TTGACGATGAGTACATTATTATTGGATCCGCAAATATCAACCAGAGATCAATGGATGGTGCAAGAGACTCAGAGATAGCAATGGGAGGCTATCAACCATATCACCTCTCAGTAAGACAACCAGCTCGTGGTCAAATCCATGGTTTCCGCATGTCGTTATGGTATGAACATTTAGGAATGCTCGATGAAACTTTCCTGGATCCATCGAGCCAAGAATGTGTCAAGAAAGTTAACCGTGTTGCCGATAAGTATTGGGATCTTTACTCTAGTGAGTCACTTGAACATGACCTTCCTGGTCATCTACTTCGCTACCCCATCGGTATTGCTAGTCAAGGAGACATCACTGAGCTTCCTGGATGTGAATGCTTTCCCGACACAAAAGCTCGTATCCTTGGTACTAAATCTGATTACATGCCTCCCATTCTTACAACCTAA